The genomic DNA GCCCGTCGAGGCGGGCGGGGGACTGCACTCACCGCTGATCCAGCTGATGTTCGGCTGGGCGCCTGCCAACTTCGGGGTGATGGGCATCTTCACGGCCGCCTCGGTCGTCTTCTTCGCCTTCATCGGCTTCGACATCGTCGCCACCGCCGCCGAGGAGACCAGGAACCCCCAGCGCGACATGCCCCGCGGCATCCTCGGCTCCCTGGTCATCTGCACCCTCCTGTACGTCGGGGTCTCGATCGTCGTCACCGGCATGCAGCACTACACCAAGCTCTCCGTGGACGCCCCCCTCGCCGACGCCTTCAAGGCCACGGGCCATCCCTTCTTCTCCGGGGTGATCAGCTTCGGCGCGGCCGTCGGCCTGACCACGGTCTGCATGATCCTGCTCCTCGGCCAGAGCCGGGTGTTCTTCGCGATGAGCCGCGACGGACTGCTGCCGCGCTTCTTCTCCCACGTCCACCCGAAGTTCCGCACCCCCTACCGGCCGACCATCCTGCTCGGCGTGGTCATCGCGATCGTCGCCGGGTTCACCAGCCTCAGCGAGCTGGCCGAGCTGGTGAACATCGGCACGCTGTTCGCCTTCGTCATCGTCGCGATCAGCGTGATCATCCTGCGCAGGACCCGGCCCGACCTGCCCCGCGCCTTCCGCACCCCGCTGGTCCCGCTGCTGCCCATCGTGTCCGTGGCGGCCTCGCTGTGGCTGATGCTGAACCTGCCCGCCGAGACCTGGGTCCGGTTCGGAATCTGGATGGCGATCGGCTTCGTCGTGTACTTCCTCTACGGCCGCACCCACAGCCGCCTGGCCCGCGGCGAGGAGACACCGGCCGACCCGGCCGAGCCGTCCGGCACGTAGCCCCACCGCTGCGCCCCGCCGAGGCCCCGCACCGGCTCAGGTGCGGGCCCCCGGACGGTGCGGCCCGGTACGCGGCCGCGTCTCAGCCGGGCCGCACCGTCCGGGGACCCGCCACCTCCGCGCCCAGCCCGGTCACCCGGCGGCGCAGTTCGCGGTCGGCCGTCACGACCAGGACGGGGCGGTCACCCGCCCGCGCGACCAGCTCGACCATGAGGTCGTCCCCGCTGCCGGGCGCGGACTCCACCCGTACGCCGGTCACCGACTCCACCCCGCGGGCCGCGCCCTCCACGACGAGCACGATGTCCACCGGCCCGGACCGCCCCGGCACCCCGTCCGCCGCCAGCCGGTCCCGCAACCGCTCCGCGGCCCCGCGCCGGTCCCGCCACCAGCCGTCGGGCACCGAGCCGACGACGTTCGCGGCGTCGACGACCACGAGCAGGGGAGCGTCGTCTTCCATGCCGTCAGGGTCGCACGCCCGGCCCTCGCCCCGCCTTCGCCCCGTCGTCGACGGCCGTACCCGCTCGCCACGGAACCGGTGCTCCCGCTTAGAGTGAACCGGTGAACGGCGACTGGCTTCTCCTCGGCCGCGACGGCCGCCTCAGTGTGTACTTCCAGGCGGACGACGCCGTCCTGTGGCGTGCCGAGAGCACACCCGCCGGGCGCTGGGAGTCCCCGCGCCGGGCCGGCGGCGACCAGGAGCTGCGTCCGGGCGGCCTCGCGGTCGGGCAGGGCGCGGACGGTTACGCCCATCTGGTCGCCTGGCAGCCCACCGGTGCCGACCGCTCCGTCCTCGTGCACGCCACGCACTACCGGCCGCTGCTCGCGCCCCTGGACTGGCAGCCGGCCGGTCACCCCAACAAGCAGGGCGACCGCACCGGACCCCCCACCGTCGCGGTCGACGCGCAGGGACGCGCCCACGTCTTCGTCCGCAACGGGGGCGGCGGCATGAGCATGGTGGCACAGCGGGAGAAGGGCGGCTGGGCGCCGTGGCGGGACCTGAGGGGCAGCCGCGTCCAGGAGTCGCCCGTGGCCGTGACGACGCGGACCGGCCTGGTCGAGCTGTACGCGCCCGTGGAGAGCGGCATCCTGCACTGGAGCCAGGAGGGGCCGGGCACCCGCATGGTGCTGGGGGAGCGCCTCAGCGCCGCGGTCCGCCCGGGCACCCTGTGCGCCCTGGCGACCTCCGCGGAGCACACGACGGTCTTCTTCACCGACGACGACACCGGCGAGCTGTGCGCCTGGCGGCCCGGCGGGAAACCCGCCTCCCTGGTGCCCGCCGCCGGCCCCGGCCCCGTGTCCGCCGTCCGTACCGTCAGGGACGGCCACGACTGCACGCTTCTCGCCCAGCGTGCGGCGGGCAGCGGCCGCGTCGCCTTCGCCGCGTACCCCTCGGAGACGGAGGAGGCCGGCGCGGCCTGGACCGAGTCGGGCCCCGCGCTGCCGGCCGACGCGACCGTGGCCCTGGCCCTGGACGCCGACGAGCGGCTGGTGGCGGCGACCCTGTCCCCGTCGACCGGACAGCTGCTGCTGACCCGACGGAAGGACGAGGCGGGGCCGGCGCTGGGGGCGTGGGGGGCGGTCTGAGCAACCGGCGGAACCGACGGGCCGAACCGGGGGACCAGGCCCACCCTCGGTGCATCAGGAAGTCTTGCCGCCCGCGGGGGACTTCTTCGCCGACTCCGGGACGTCCTCGTCGCTGTGGATCGCCTTCCACAGGGTGGACGCCTGCGGCTCGGCGGACACCACCCGGTTCGGGTCGATCCTGTCGTACGCCACCGGCAGCATGATGGTCTCCATCGTGGACGGGTCGACCCCGTTCAGGCTGCGGCCGAAGTCCGCCAGTGCGGTGAGCGAGGCGAGTTCGGAGTCGGTGGTCAGTGCCGCGGTGAGCGTGTCGGCGATCTTGTACGTCTTGGTCGGGCTGCCCAGCAGATCCTGCTTCTTGATCTCGCTCAGCAGGGCGATCATGAATTCCTGCTGGAGCCCGATCCGCCCGAGGTCGCTGCCGTCACCGACGCCGTGCCGGGTGCGCACGAAGGCCAGCGAGTCCGTGCCGTTCAGCTTGTGCGTGCCGGCGGTCAGGTCGAGCCCGCTGGACTTGTCGTGGATGTCCTGGTCGACGGTGACGGTGACGCCGCCTATCGCGTCCACCAGGTCCTTGAAGCCCGCGAAGTCGATCTCCACGTAGTGGTCCATGCGGACCCCGGACATCTTCTCCACCGTCTTGACCACGCAGGCCGGACCGACCTGCGAGTAGACGGAGTTGAACATCACACGCTCGGCCGAGGCCACCTCGGAGCCGTCCGGCTTGGTGCACTCGGGCCGGGTCACCAGCGTGTCGCGCGGGATGCTGACGGCGACGGCCTCCTTGCGTCCCTCGGGGATGTGCATCACCAGCGCGGTGTCCGAGCGGGCTCCCGCGACCTTGCCGGTGTTCAACTCGGCGTTGTCGCCCGCGCGCGAGTCGGAGCCGAGGATCAGGATGTTCTGCCCGGAGGTGGGGAGCTTCTCCGGCCGGTCCTTGCCGATCGCGTCGTTGATGTCGACGCCGTCGATGTTCCCGTTGAGGTCGCTGTAGAGCCAGTAGGCGGTGCCGGCCGCGGCAAGCACGAGCACCACGAGGGACAGCAGGACGATACGGCCCCACCGGCGTCGGCCGCGTTCACGGCCGCGGCGCCCACCGCGCGGTGGCGTGGAGCTGGAACGCGGCGTCGTCGAGACGTGGCTCATCCTGCCTGGGTCCTCACTGGTCGTGCCCCTGGGGGCTGCGCTTATGGGAGTGGGGACTCGGGGTGGGGGGTTGAGCCGGTCCGTACTGCCTGACTGAGCCTGAACTATAAGCATCCGTCCGATCGTTTGTGCGGAGAGTGTGATGTCGTCGT from Streptomyces sp. CB09001 includes the following:
- a CDS encoding LCP family protein, coding for MSHVSTTPRSSSTPPRGGRRGRERGRRRWGRIVLLSLVVLVLAAAGTAYWLYSDLNGNIDGVDINDAIGKDRPEKLPTSGQNILILGSDSRAGDNAELNTGKVAGARSDTALVMHIPEGRKEAVAVSIPRDTLVTRPECTKPDGSEVASAERVMFNSVYSQVGPACVVKTVEKMSGVRMDHYVEIDFAGFKDLVDAIGGVTVTVDQDIHDKSSGLDLTAGTHKLNGTDSLAFVRTRHGVGDGSDLGRIGLQQEFMIALLSEIKKQDLLGSPTKTYKIADTLTAALTTDSELASLTALADFGRSLNGVDPSTMETIMLPVAYDRIDPNRVVSAEPQASTLWKAIHSDEDVPESAKKSPAGGKTS
- a CDS encoding NTP pyrophosphohydrolase, with translation MEDDAPLLVVVDAANVVGSVPDGWWRDRRGAAERLRDRLAADGVPGRSGPVDIVLVVEGAARGVESVTGVRVESAPGSGDDLMVELVARAGDRPVLVVTADRELRRRVTGLGAEVAGPRTVRPG
- a CDS encoding amino acid permease — translated: MSNTLFRTKKIEQSIRDTEEPEHALKKTLSALDLTVFGIGVVIGTGIFVLTGTVAKNNAGPAVALAFVVAGVVCALAALCYAEFASTVPVAGSAYTFSYASLGELPAWIIGWDLVLEFALGTAVVAVGWSGYIRSLMDNAGWHMPAELGGRDGAEGFGFDILAAALVLVLTAVLVLGMKLSARITSLVVAIKVAVVLIVIIAGAFFIKGANYDPFIPESQPVEAGGGLHSPLIQLMFGWAPANFGVMGIFTAASVVFFAFIGFDIVATAAEETRNPQRDMPRGILGSLVICTLLYVGVSIVVTGMQHYTKLSVDAPLADAFKATGHPFFSGVISFGAAVGLTTVCMILLLGQSRVFFAMSRDGLLPRFFSHVHPKFRTPYRPTILLGVVIAIVAGFTSLSELAELVNIGTLFAFVIVAISVIILRRTRPDLPRAFRTPLVPLLPIVSVAASLWLMLNLPAETWVRFGIWMAIGFVVYFLYGRTHSRLARGEETPADPAEPSGT